GTCGAGAACGAGCACGGCGACTGCCGGGTCGCATTGCTGGCCCGTGTGCCGCCCGGGGAGAACGCGGCTCTTGTCGCGACCGACGGGGAGCGGTTCGCGTTGCCGAAGTACGTGGCGCGCCACGGCTATGTGAGCTACTACCTCGACCTGCCCCACCGGCCGGTGGATTGGGCGGAGGTCACGGAGCTTCTCGCGGACAGCTATCGGTTGCAGGCTCCC
This window of the Mycobacteriales bacterium genome carries:
- a CDS encoding MmcQ/YjbR family DNA-binding protein gives rise to the protein MSDSVRHRVVQLGCALPEVIADESHEPHVAFRVGSKNFAWYVENEHGDCRVALLARVPPGENAALVATDGERFALPKYVARHGYVSYYLDLPHRPVDWAEVTELLADSYRLQAP